A genomic segment from Brevundimonas mediterranea encodes:
- a CDS encoding ABC transporter ATP-binding protein: protein METVIEIRGLTKTYGTVRALDGLTLSIPRGGVYGILGPNGAGKSTLFRTLLGLIRPTAGEATVMGGRIGDPAATRRMGAMIETPRFPPFMTARQVLVWLSYAHGGVPTAEIEAWLKRVGLAEAADRRVRGFSVGMLQRLGVAAALMTRPDLVILDEPTSGMDPPGIQEMRALIRSLADDDGVTVILASHQLQEVQRVCDRVAIFNKGKVITEGRVSDLTASGERLRLSVTPLARALGVLGDRATLDGDALIAAVPRAEAAATIRALVEAGVEIEEARWIGADLEDVFMSETGWTGVQGAPVKGTDHAG from the coding sequence ATGGAAACCGTCATCGAAATCCGCGGCCTGACCAAGACCTATGGGACGGTCAGGGCCCTGGACGGTCTGACCCTGTCGATCCCGCGCGGCGGGGTCTATGGCATTCTGGGGCCGAACGGCGCCGGCAAGTCGACCCTGTTCCGCACCCTGCTGGGCCTGATCCGCCCGACCGCGGGCGAGGCCACAGTCATGGGCGGGCGGATCGGCGATCCGGCGGCGACGCGCCGCATGGGCGCGATGATCGAAACCCCGCGCTTTCCCCCCTTCATGACGGCGCGCCAGGTGCTGGTCTGGCTGAGCTACGCCCACGGCGGCGTGCCGACCGCCGAGATCGAGGCCTGGCTGAAGCGGGTCGGCCTGGCCGAGGCGGCGGACCGGCGGGTGCGCGGCTTCTCGGTCGGCATGCTGCAGCGGCTGGGCGTGGCGGCGGCCCTGATGACCAGGCCCGACCTGGTCATCCTGGATGAACCGACCAGCGGCATGGATCCGCCCGGCATTCAGGAGATGCGGGCCCTGATCCGCAGCCTGGCCGACGACGACGGCGTGACCGTCATCCTGGCCAGCCACCAGTTGCAGGAGGTCCAGCGCGTCTGCGACCGCGTCGCCATCTTCAACAAGGGCAAGGTGATCACCGAGGGGCGGGTCTCGGACCTGACCGCCTCGGGCGAGCGGCTGCGCCTGTCGGTCACGCCCCTGGCCAGGGCCCTGGGCGTGCTGGGCGACCGGGCGACGCTGGACGGCGACGCCCTGATCGCCGCCGTGCCGCGCGCCGAGGCGGCGGCGACGATCCGCGCCCTGGTCGAGGCGGGGGTCGAGATCGAGGAGGCCCGCTGGATCGGCGCCGACCTGGAAGACGTCTTCATGAGCGAGACCGGCTGGACCGGGGTGCAGGGCGCGCCTGTGAAGGGGACCGATCATGCTGGTTGA
- the udk gene encoding uridine kinase, which yields MTILIAITGGSGSGKSTLAEALVSALPEGKAVLVREDSYYRDAASLPGFDAATFDFDDVAARDHALMIADLMDLKAGRPVTAPVYSFIHHGREPGGEPIPASEVVIVEGTHVLCTPELTALFDIRVFVDTPSDIRFIRRLLRDQSERGRSADSVVAQYLATVRPGHERLTEPSRTHADFIIADATAAVRLEDPQAVVRLAAPVLAHPLLQPLLDA from the coding sequence ATGACCATATTGATCGCGATCACGGGGGGCTCCGGCTCCGGCAAGAGCACCCTGGCCGAGGCCCTGGTCTCGGCCCTGCCGGAGGGCAAGGCGGTGCTGGTGCGCGAGGATTCCTATTATCGCGACGCGGCCTCCCTGCCCGGCTTCGACGCGGCGACCTTCGACTTCGACGATGTGGCGGCGCGCGACCACGCCCTGATGATCGCCGACCTGATGGACCTGAAGGCCGGGCGGCCGGTCACGGCGCCGGTCTATTCCTTCATCCATCACGGCCGCGAGCCGGGCGGCGAGCCGATCCCCGCCAGCGAGGTGGTGATCGTCGAGGGCACCCATGTGCTGTGCACCCCCGAACTGACGGCCCTGTTCGACATCCGGGTCTTCGTCGACACCCCGTCCGACATCCGTTTCATTCGCCGCCTGTTGCGCGACCAGTCCGAACGCGGCCGTTCGGCGGATTCGGTCGTGGCCCAGTATCTGGCGACGGTGCGGCCGGGCCACGAACGGCTGACCGAGCCGTCGCGCACCCATGCCGACTTCATCATCGCCGACGCCACGGCGGCGGTGCGGCTGGAGGATCCGCAGGCCGTGGTGCGCCTGGCCGCGCCGGTCCTGGCCCATCCGCTGCTTCAGCCGCTGCTGGACGCCTAG
- a CDS encoding MBL fold metallo-hydrolase produces MIPFVLDFDFAYGRRDQVSPLVHRVIAENPGPFTFTGTGTYIVGRPQAGATVAVIDPGPLDDSHLSALLAAIEGRTVSHVLVTHTHRDHAPLARPFAERTGAVILAARPPAQETHASGGLDEDEDAVFAPDQVLTGGEIIEGDGWTMEAMFTPGHASNHMAFVLKEENALFSGDHVMGWATTVVAPPDGNMRDYMASLDAVIARDFATLWPTHGAPVTQPAPFLAAYRAHRLEREAQVLARLRAGDRSVAEMVPVLYAAVDQRLWPAASLSVLAHLIKLVEDGAATAEPEPGLRAVFHLA; encoded by the coding sequence GTGATTCCTTTCGTCCTTGATTTCGACTTCGCCTACGGGCGCCGGGACCAGGTCTCCCCGCTTGTGCATCGGGTGATCGCTGAAAATCCGGGGCCCTTCACCTTTACGGGAACGGGGACCTACATCGTGGGCCGGCCGCAGGCGGGAGCAACTGTCGCGGTGATCGATCCCGGACCACTCGACGATTCGCATCTGAGCGCCTTGCTGGCGGCTATCGAAGGGCGAACGGTCAGCCATGTTCTGGTGACCCACACCCACCGCGATCATGCCCCCCTCGCCCGCCCCTTCGCCGAGCGGACCGGCGCCGTAATCCTGGCCGCCCGGCCGCCGGCGCAGGAGACGCACGCCTCGGGCGGGCTGGACGAGGATGAGGACGCGGTCTTTGCGCCCGATCAGGTTCTGACGGGCGGCGAAATCATCGAGGGCGACGGCTGGACGATGGAGGCGATGTTCACGCCCGGCCATGCGTCAAATCACATGGCCTTCGTGCTGAAAGAGGAGAACGCCCTGTTCAGCGGGGATCACGTCATGGGTTGGGCGACGACGGTGGTGGCGCCCCCGGACGGAAACATGCGCGATTACATGGCCAGCCTGGATGCGGTGATCGCCCGGGACTTCGCCACGCTGTGGCCGACGCACGGGGCGCCGGTGACGCAGCCCGCCCCCTTCCTGGCCGCCTATCGCGCGCACCGGCTGGAGCGGGAGGCCCAGGTGCTGGCGCGGCTGCGGGCGGGGGACCGGAGCGTGGCGGAGATGGTGCCGGTGCTCTATGCGGCGGTGGATCAGCGGCTGTGGCCGGCGGCGTCGCTGTCGGTCCTGGCCCATCTGATCAAGCTGGTGGAGGACGGGGCGGCGACGGCGGAACCGGAGCCGGGCCTGAGGGCCGTGTTCCACCTGGCCTAG
- a CDS encoding ectonucleotide pyrophosphatase/phosphodiesterase, whose amino-acid sequence MSRFLVSGLALVAALAVASCAGAPASTAPVTQSPVVSAVATQADRPDPVILISIDGFRPDYLGRGATPVMDGLVAGGAFGPMRPSFPSVTFPNHYTLVTGLHPDHHGIVGNRFTDAELGVFTMASKESGFWDQAEPIWVSAEKAGVRTGTMFWPGSEVEIHGVRPSRWEPFDQSMSGDARVDRILSWLDLPADQRPRFETLYFDIVDSAGHRHGPDAAETRAAVASVDASIGRLVEGLKARGLYDRTLLVLVSDHGMAATSPDRVVWIDDIIDPAALQIGYGGAVLTADPAPGREAEVQQKLVGRHPHMECWNKADVPARLVYGSNPRVARIVCLVETGWLTATRDRPVTRPGGAHGYDNQAPEMQALFIAHGPGVIPGRRLTDLDSVDVQPFLARVLGVTAPQGDGRAEDTLPVTTH is encoded by the coding sequence ATGTCCCGCTTCCTGGTTTCCGGCCTGGCGCTCGTCGCCGCACTGGCGGTTGCGTCCTGCGCCGGGGCGCCGGCCTCGACCGCGCCGGTCACGCAATCCCCGGTCGTTTCGGCCGTTGCGACTCAGGCCGACCGTCCGGACCCGGTGATTCTGATTTCCATCGACGGCTTCCGCCCCGACTATCTGGGCCGGGGGGCGACCCCGGTCATGGATGGCCTGGTCGCCGGCGGCGCCTTCGGGCCGATGCGTCCGTCCTTTCCCAGCGTGACCTTCCCCAACCACTATACGCTGGTGACGGGCCTGCACCCGGACCACCACGGGATCGTCGGCAACCGCTTCACCGACGCCGAACTGGGCGTCTTCACCATGGCCAGCAAGGAGAGCGGCTTCTGGGACCAGGCCGAGCCGATCTGGGTCTCGGCTGAAAAGGCGGGCGTCCGCACCGGGACCATGTTCTGGCCGGGCTCCGAGGTCGAGATCCACGGTGTCCGGCCCAGTCGTTGGGAGCCCTTCGACCAGTCGATGTCGGGCGACGCCCGGGTGGACCGGATCCTGTCCTGGCTGGACCTGCCCGCCGATCAGCGGCCGAGGTTCGAGACCCTCTATTTCGACATCGTCGACAGCGCCGGTCACCGTCATGGGCCGGATGCGGCCGAGACCCGCGCCGCCGTCGCCTCGGTGGACGCCTCCATCGGTCGGCTGGTCGAGGGTCTGAAGGCGAGGGGACTCTATGACCGAACGCTTCTGGTCCTTGTGTCCGATCACGGCATGGCCGCCACCTCGCCCGACCGGGTGGTGTGGATCGACGACATCATCGACCCGGCGGCGCTCCAGATCGGTTATGGCGGCGCCGTCCTGACCGCCGACCCCGCGCCGGGCCGCGAGGCCGAGGTGCAGCAGAAGCTGGTCGGGCGTCACCCCCACATGGAATGCTGGAACAAGGCCGATGTCCCCGCCCGCCTGGTCTATGGCTCGAATCCGCGCGTGGCCCGGATCGTCTGCCTGGTCGAGACCGGCTGGCTGACCGCCACGCGCGACCGGCCCGTCACGCGGCCCGGCGGCGCCCACGGCTATGACAATCAGGCGCCCGAGATGCAGGCCCTGTTCATCGCCCACGGCCCCGGCGTCATCCCTGGCCGCCGCCTGACCGACCTCGACAGCGTCGATGTCCAGCCCTTCCTGGCCCGCGTGCTGGGCGTCACCGCGCCCCAGGGCGACGGCCGGGCCGAGGACACTCTGCCGGTCACCACGCATTAG
- a CDS encoding DUF1499 domain-containing protein has product MSSKKPVPALIPGLTALTAVAPVLVVAAMAATLFGGVDRAVTYDLLTWTVARGLAWVGMAAALLVLALALRDLGRRWIFAVVALALAGATLAVFLHQGQRLAQPTPRDISTNVAEPPAYSRLSALHPDASGVTGPESCSAARSIPTQVLAQQAVSALVDAGFPIVRASTFEVEGVHEGAWFGFAYDAVVRIRPGRTDIRVAARDSRPDGGATCRLMNRIVTALEEEIR; this is encoded by the coding sequence ATGTCGTCGAAAAAGCCTGTCCCCGCCCTGATCCCGGGGTTGACCGCCCTGACGGCGGTCGCCCCGGTCCTGGTGGTCGCGGCCATGGCGGCGACCCTGTTCGGCGGCGTCGATCGAGCCGTCACCTATGACCTGCTGACCTGGACCGTGGCGCGAGGCCTGGCCTGGGTCGGGATGGCGGCGGCCCTGCTCGTGCTGGCCCTGGCGCTGCGAGACCTCGGCCGGCGCTGGATCTTCGCCGTCGTCGCCCTGGCCCTGGCCGGCGCGACCCTGGCGGTGTTTCTGCATCAGGGGCAGCGGCTGGCCCAGCCGACCCCGCGCGACATCAGCACCAATGTGGCCGAACCCCCGGCCTACAGTCGCCTGTCGGCCCTGCATCCGGACGCCTCCGGCGTGACCGGCCCCGAATCCTGTTCGGCCGCCCGTTCGATCCCGACCCAGGTCCTGGCCCAGCAGGCCGTCTCGGCCCTGGTCGACGCCGGCTTCCCGATCGTCCGCGCCTCGACCTTCGAGGTCGAGGGCGTTCACGAAGGCGCCTGGTTCGGCTTCGCCTATGACGCCGTCGTCCGCATCCGCCCCGGCCGAACCGACATCCGCGTCGCCGCCCGCGACTCCCGCCCCGACGGCGGCGCGACCTGCCGCCTGATGAACAGGATCGTCACCGCCCTGGAAGAGGAGATCCGCTAG
- a CDS encoding ABC transporter permease subunit: protein MLVDALKSEAYRVSRNRTAVFCSVLLTPLLFIIGGVAFHIITKTKGDALAAKASLPVEMGNQPVNLADALGFTATYGANGVLLAFMLLAAATVYAGDYRWETWRLISARNGRPWLILGKIGVMKALAMIAMLAMLIAAFVFFISQAVVTGRPMAFDLTDFDLGRFLLLWLLSLIRIVQYGLIALLAAVVSRSLLAALFVPWALGFAQSILGGPLTPVIGWAPTDWAAQLLLPGLAYDTLKAAVSPGPMPMPEGAVMKAIVSLTLWCVVPVAASIAWFQRQDLSKE from the coding sequence ATGCTGGTTGATGCGCTGAAATCCGAGGCCTATCGCGTCTCGCGGAACCGGACGGCGGTCTTCTGCAGCGTCCTGCTGACGCCGCTGCTGTTCATCATCGGCGGCGTGGCCTTCCACATCATCACCAAGACCAAGGGCGACGCCCTGGCGGCCAAGGCCAGTCTGCCCGTCGAGATGGGAAATCAGCCGGTCAATCTGGCGGACGCCCTGGGCTTTACGGCCACCTACGGCGCGAACGGCGTGCTGCTGGCCTTCATGCTGCTGGCGGCGGCGACCGTCTACGCCGGCGACTATCGCTGGGAGACCTGGCGTCTGATCAGCGCCCGCAACGGCCGGCCCTGGCTGATCCTGGGCAAGATCGGGGTGATGAAGGCCCTGGCCATGATCGCCATGCTGGCCATGCTGATCGCCGCCTTCGTCTTCTTCATCTCCCAGGCGGTGGTGACCGGGCGGCCGATGGCGTTCGACCTGACCGATTTCGACCTGGGCCGGTTCCTGCTGCTGTGGCTGTTGTCCCTCATCCGCATCGTCCAGTACGGCCTGATCGCCCTGCTGGCGGCGGTGGTCAGTCGCTCGCTGCTGGCGGCCCTGTTCGTGCCCTGGGCCCTGGGTTTCGCCCAGTCCATCCTCGGAGGACCGCTGACGCCCGTGATCGGCTGGGCGCCGACCGACTGGGCCGCCCAGCTGCTTCTGCCGGGCCTGGCCTATGATACGCTGAAGGCCGCCGTCTCTCCCGGCCCCATGCCCATGCCCGAAGGCGCGGTCATGAAGGCGATCGTCAGCCTGACCCTGTGGTGCGTCGTGCCGGTCGCGGCCTCTATCGCCTGGTTCCAGCGTCAGGATCTGTCGAAGGAATAG
- a CDS encoding long-chain-fatty-acid--CoA ligase translates to MLGLMQDWPLTVDKIIDHAKHWHGDREVVTRSVEGPIVRTTYGRIHDRARRVSNALKAWGIAPGDRVATLAWNTDKHIETWYGVMGIGAVCHTLNPRLFPEQLVYIINHAEDRVIFTDLTFVPLLEAILPHLPKVERVIIMTDDAHMPQTTLPKAEAYETVIAGQSAEVVWGDFDEQTACGLCYTSGTTGHPKGVLYSHRSNFIHTLLGLQSTVLGATPNEVILPVVPMFHANAWGIAFGGPAAGAKLVMPGAKMDGASIYELLESEKVTFSAAVPTVWQGLLGHMKQNDLRLSTVKRVLIGGSAVPESLIRAFHDDYGIEVLQGWGMTETSPIGTLSNMTPELADKPFEEQLKWRVKQGTPPLGVELKLKNDAGAALPHDGVTFGHLMVKGPTVARAYFREEGDIVDDEGFFDTGDVATVDDLGFMQITDRSKDVIKSGGEWISSIEIENIAVGHPKVELAAVIGAAHAKWDERPVLIVRLKDGETLDKQEHLDFLHGKIAKWWMPDDVVAVDEIPLGATGKIDKKLLRERMKDYRLPEIQPG, encoded by the coding sequence ATGCTGGGCTTGATGCAGGACTGGCCGCTGACGGTCGACAAGATCATCGACCACGCCAAACACTGGCACGGCGACCGCGAGGTGGTGACGCGCTCGGTCGAGGGGCCGATCGTCCGCACCACCTACGGCCGGATTCACGACCGGGCCAGGCGCGTCTCCAACGCCCTCAAGGCCTGGGGGATCGCGCCCGGCGACCGCGTCGCCACCCTGGCCTGGAACACCGACAAACATATCGAGACCTGGTACGGCGTCATGGGGATCGGCGCGGTCTGCCACACCCTGAACCCGCGCCTGTTCCCCGAGCAGTTGGTCTACATCATCAACCACGCCGAGGACCGGGTCATCTTCACCGACCTGACCTTCGTACCGTTGCTGGAAGCCATCCTGCCGCACCTGCCCAAGGTCGAGCGCGTCATCATCATGACCGACGACGCCCATATGCCGCAGACGACTCTGCCCAAGGCCGAGGCCTATGAGACGGTGATCGCGGGTCAGTCGGCCGAGGTGGTCTGGGGCGATTTCGACGAACAGACCGCCTGCGGCCTGTGCTACACCTCGGGCACCACGGGCCATCCTAAGGGCGTGCTCTATTCGCACCGCTCGAACTTCATCCATACCCTGCTGGGCCTGCAGTCCACCGTTCTGGGCGCCACGCCCAACGAGGTGATCCTGCCCGTCGTGCCGATGTTCCACGCCAACGCCTGGGGCATCGCCTTCGGCGGACCGGCGGCCGGCGCCAAACTGGTCATGCCGGGCGCCAAGATGGACGGCGCCTCGATCTACGAACTGCTGGAGAGCGAAAAGGTCACCTTCTCCGCCGCCGTGCCCACCGTCTGGCAGGGGCTGCTGGGCCATATGAAGCAGAACGACCTGCGGCTCTCGACGGTCAAGCGCGTGTTGATCGGCGGCTCCGCCGTGCCCGAAAGCCTGATCCGCGCCTTCCACGACGACTATGGGATCGAGGTGCTGCAGGGCTGGGGCATGACCGAGACCTCGCCCATCGGCACCCTGTCGAACATGACCCCCGAACTGGCGGACAAGCCGTTCGAGGAACAGCTGAAATGGCGCGTCAAACAGGGCACGCCGCCGCTGGGCGTCGAGCTGAAGCTCAAGAACGACGCCGGGGCGGCCCTGCCGCACGACGGCGTGACCTTCGGCCATCTGATGGTCAAGGGTCCGACCGTCGCCCGCGCCTATTTCCGCGAGGAGGGCGACATCGTCGACGACGAGGGCTTCTTCGACACCGGCGACGTGGCGACGGTCGACGACCTGGGCTTCATGCAGATCACCGACCGGTCCAAGGACGTGATCAAGTCCGGCGGCGAATGGATCAGCTCCATCGAGATCGAGAATATCGCCGTCGGCCATCCCAAGGTCGAACTGGCCGCCGTCATCGGCGCCGCCCACGCCAAATGGGACGAACGGCCGGTCCTGATCGTGCGGCTCAAGGACGGCGAGACCCTGGACAAGCAGGAGCATCTCGACTTCCTGCACGGCAAGATCGCCAAATGGTGGATGCCCGACGACGTGGTCGCCGTGGACGAGATTCCGCTGGGCGCCACCGGCAAGATCGACAAGAAGCTTCTGCGCGAGCGGATGAAGGACTACCGCTTGCCAGAGATCCAGCCTGGTTGA